AATATTAAAGCtcacaattaacaacagagcccaaactattaaattcagttgctaatcaacactcaaacaaaaaattgtatgcaaacatgtaaattgcatataaggcagtttttgcattaacttttaattataaaattatgtttctactccaattcttTGTTGCAATATAATCATATAGACATAttggctgtcataacttgttttcatgacagattcatttaaacattaaataatcaagacatcactaacaggttaagtaaattataataaatatataggctaatatagtgcatttatttagcaaaaGAGTTTGCACCAGCATTGCACACAGTGGCTTTAATCTGGTGCAAAAAAAACAGATCCCTTCCCTGATTTTTCTCCATTTGTGTATTTCTAATACATTGTATATTTTGCTTTTCATGATTTCCCATCAATCTCTTTTTactgttttctctctctttggTTATGTGAGGTCTGTGTATTGAGTCTAAAAACAGCAACAGTGTTGTGGGAAAGGCCATCCAGAGGTCTGACCCCCTCCAGCTGTCAGCTGGCtcaataaatacacacacagagtcTGCAGGGAGTATCCAGAGCCGTACCTTCAGCTTACATACATGTATTACTTAGTATTATGTCATATGTCATGCCAGGAGCTTATTACTCAAGCCTGCATGACTGTTTCCTGCAGCATTTGTTATGGTGGCAaataattctctctctctctctctctctctctctctcagatacCAAAGATATCCTAATGATGTTAAGTGATATGGACATTAATGCTATAGCAGGGACACTGAAATTGTATTTCAGGGAGCTGCCAGAACCTCTTCTCACAGACCGGCTGTACCCAGCCTTCATGGAGGGCATTGGTATGACTTTTCATCTTTGATctcttttacatttattgtttcAACATcttaagattattaaaacataattacaGTGTGATATGTAGCAAATAGGGTAATTTCAAATGCATATGATTTAGGGTGTAATAACATCATCACACTCCTCTTTATTACAGCTCTATCAGATCCTGCAGCAAAAGAAAACTGCATGATGCATCTGCTGCGGTCACTACCAGACCCGAATCTCATCACATTCCTCACCCTACTGGAACACCTGAAGAGGTAAGAGCGCACATacagtgtttcttgagcagcaaataagcatattaaaatgatttctgaaggacactGAATAAATTACAGATTTGGCatgacaaaatatattaaaatagaaaaactgttattttaaattgtaataatatttcacaatattactattttcaccgtttttaacaaataaatgcagtctggGTGAGTATAagaaatttctttcaaaaacattaaataatcttaccaacccaaacttttaaattggCTTGTGCCTATGGTTTTGAATCATAAATTTATAACCTTATCACAGTCCATTAAATACAGCAATATTCAATGAATTTACTCCATGAGGTCAAACCTAAGGGAGGTCAGgattaaatgttgttttcagtgactctttaaaggggacctaaaaataccccacagataattttttatagcatgttacaattgccactttttggggttgagcaaaaacacgccgtttcagtgtgtgcccttcaaatgcaaatgagctgctgtgctcgGCCTGGGATTCAGTCagccatagactgtaaaaaaattcagtcagccatagactgtaaaaaaagacaggtcaggacgcactataatgtcagaaactaagactatatgctgcatggagatagaacaggtatagtttagtttaattacggttataacttataatgtcttcttgtttttatccactaaattAGTACAAGCCAATTTACCGATGagttatataacatttattgtacttcacacaaaatatgaagcgtctgttttcactctagaaaatcactgtaagagcttaaaacacagtgcaagtgtgcatcaaaatattatccataaactctctctctctctcccttgcattatcatcaacatacatagcgaagtacacagaaacactcgttacaactaacagtaaacaaatatataaagaccttatgccttttcgggtggtgcttaataaactggtaaactttatatccgtaaatcaactgtgatgaactgtaataaagtgctctcaccttcattactgccgtatacagtatcactctggagatagctggatcacgaacagttactgatctatccttaagtaacaactttttagcacaacctctgttttgtattgtccctttgtattgacatttgttcacaaagcagtgaaatgattcgcgcaaacataaacgaatttcagtagagttgagggagcattttctttgaaaactaaatgaatccacctcgtcttcagcggctcagatttagggagtaaatggagagagtggattaatccatccagctacagaacacctaaaacacttgggagatgttctcgtcagtgcagcaatggcggactgtgtaaaCTCGCTGTGAattcgctcagggcggttctatgttaaaacggcagtgtctgtcaacattcgtgggcggggcctgtggctaatgtgacgtcacactgccagggatctggaaacggcttgttctgagacactgcttatgatttatggggattaaaaaaaaaggagtggttggatttttatcattatagggtggttgtgtacacacactgccaacacacatttatgtccaaacaccatgcaaaagtgaattttgcataataggtcccctttaaagccaGCAGCTTCATATGAACAGCAGTTCAGTCACCATCATAAATACCCAgggttgtgttttattttagtatgtGGAAACTGCTGTTGCCATTTACACAAATCTCTCTGAAACGTCGGGAATTAGCAAGCAAGGCCTCGGGTTTATAAACACTGTCACAAATAATCTCTCTGGAGGCGTTTTTGCCAACTCTAACTGCCGCTCATTAACACATCACAGTCACTGCACATTATCAACACTGCTCACTGTAGACACCTTCTGGCCAACTCTATACATCACTCTTGAGCTACAGTGCATGTGTTGAGTCATCATAAACTGTGAAATGTTCAACTTGATGATTGTTTTATGAGATGTGACAGTATTGATGTTTAATTTCCTCTCATTTCAGGGTGGCAGAAAAGGAACCAGTCAATAAGATGTCTCTGCATAATTTGGCCACAGTGTTTGGCCCCACTCTGCTGAGACCCTCAGAGTCAGAGAGCAGTAAGGCCCACATCACGCTGGCCTCTGACATCTGGTCACATGATGTCATGGCACAGGTCAGTCCTGGCTTACACAGTGAATCCTGCTCATGTCAAGAGTTTTACAGTGTCTGGAAATGACTTGTGAAATCTTGCTCAGTATGGATAGATTGAATATCACTATAATGCTGGGGTTGACAACTTTTATGGCACACGTGGTGTATTCGCTGGCACGTGAGCAAAAGCGAGAGAGTTGTATGTATTTCATTCAGATAAAGTACCTTGCATACAGATCTACACAAACTGCcacaaatgaaacgagtgaaatttcaaaagaaagtTCAGCGTCACATCCTGAAGCTCATCACACAGTCGTCTTTTGTAACTAAATCCTCTGCAAACAAGTCTTGGAGAACCTATGTGCAGTTTATTAACTTGAACAACGTGAACAAAGTACAAAACAAAGACGTGGCATGGCTTggcataaacaaaacaacaaactcGTCTTTGTtctgtgaaaaagaaaaaaaaaaactaaacaacgtttaaaaaaataaaataaaaaaaacctcaccAACAGTGGTTACAAGGACAATACTAGACCAAGAACAATGGCAaacatgagggcttaaatacacagacactCATGAAATGacacaagacacacctgaaagcAATGATTAAACCAATGAACCAATGACAACCTAACACATGAGAACAAATGAATCACATGGGGACATGGGAAACACATGACAACAGGGAGCAGATGGCAAACCTGGAAACAAAGCAATGAAAACATAATAAGACTTGACTAATATATAcacatgaaacaaaacccaGCACCATCCGTGACATCTTCATTAAAATTAGTGACAATTATTTTACCAGTGATGCTGCCGCTCTCTCTCCAATCAAAACACTATTTTTATGATAGCcattatgaatatttaaaatatgtttgtgtatttatacaTATGAGGGGGGGGCACAGTTGTGGCACAGTGATTAAGCTCAGAAAAAAATGGCACTTCATGACAAAAAGCTGACGACCCCTGCTATAATGGGTtgtcccttgtgaaaaagaagtgcactttagtatatttttataaagtgtacttattgcacaaataatatattttaaaagaacacacttaagtgtgaattaaatgtaatgttttcgcCGCTTAAGTGCAttctatttgtaattaattttaaatgtatcacagattaaattcatattaaatgcaattagttgaacttttgaatgattttttaaaccacTTAAGTGGGActttaatacaactttatatTTTCCTTCGTAATTGCTTCtattatctttaaaatatagttgAAGTGCACTGCtcaatgtactgacaagcacttaatatgaactaaaatatactttaatgtcagtTATCAATACACTTAagtgtgaattaaatgtaatgtttttgccGCTCAAGtctttttgtaattaatttcaaatatatcacagattaagttcatatgaaatgcaattagttgaacttctgagtgattttttttttaaaccatttaagtgggactttaatacaatttatttatgtactttgaaatattgtaaaagtgTACTtccgaatgtactgacaagcaattaatgtgaactaaaatatactttatgatAATTATGTAAAGatgtaaagaaaaaatgtaaagaaaactatattttttgttaactaatgttaacaaagattaataaatactgtaaaaaagttATTGCACATAGTTGGATCATGTTGGCTAATATATTAATTGacgttaacaaatgagaccttattgtaaagtgttaccgaacctTGTTACTTATAAGCTCTGAAACCTTTACTAGCACAAACGTTAAACGGGACCAAAAGGTTTTTTTCTAAAACTTAATTAGACATTAatacaaagtgcatttttaaaatgtgcacttaagtgtgttaataaatattgtgaTTAAAGTATATTCTCTTTAAGTATATTTAAGTGGCctttaatttgaattatattatattatatgcaagtgcactttttaaaaagtatacttttaagatttgaagtacacaaaaaatacactttcaatacaattaagtacacttctttttcacaaggggtgGTTTGATGTGTTTAAAAGTGTGAAGATGCACATCAGCACTCTGTTCATAGATTTCAGTGTATCATTATTACAGTTGTGGTATATCCATCATCCTGATTTCCATACTGTAATAACACACTGACCCCAGGCCATCTTCAGCTCATGCGTTTATTAATGCGGCCATGTGTCAATTAAATCAGTGTATTTACAGTGTCAGTGGAACTGAAGAGACACTTTGACTGTTTTTGCCCTTTGGTTTGTGCATGGCATACCTGAAACTGAGCAATCTGCCTGAGCCAAAAATTATAACCAGCCATGACATGAGAAGTTTCCATTGTTAAGCAATTTCTCTGTCCACACTGAAAGCACAGTGCAACCAGAAGCAACACAGACAATTGaatcacatttgttttttttgtttttttgggggtttttttggccCAGGagtgtttatttatattagttttaatataattgttattactactattattgcttttttattgttatttaaagtTTGGAAGTGGAACTCATACACTgtcataataattttattattattattaatactactGTTATTATTAGTTCAAGGGCACATTCTGTGTTAGTAATATACACTCTCAGTGTAGAAAGTGATTAAAGTGCTTGAAGTACTTGACTGGCTTTTTGAAATTTAAGTCCTGGAAAACTCTTGAAAACAGCCATATTTATGAAAAGGTGCTTGAAAAGGGATTGAATTATTGAAAGACAAAATTTCCTTGTTTACAACCTGGTTTTCTAACTCACTCTTAAAGCCAATcccttgccgccacctactggcgaaAACTATGTAACTTGCACTAAAGTTGTTGATAAATCCCCATCAACATACAGACCGTTTCTCAATACCAAGTAtgttaataacattataatataaaatatttattgaacaataatagccattataaagtttgtatttactatatattattaaataagttgTATTTTGGATACCTTATATCTGAAATCtgattcaaacaaacaaaaattcttaacaaataaataatattttttagtgCAAACAAGTCATTAGATTGCAATGTAATTACTTTGTAATTAGTTACAATCAAATGCTGTAGGACAATTCAGGACAATACCTAATTACATATGGTTGAGATTGTTTGTGACAGGATAGTATAATCATTGTGTCACATCctctctcttcctcctctttcACAGGTTCAGGTATTGCTGTACTACCTGCAGCATCCACCCATATCCTTCGCAGAGCTGAAGAAGAATACACTCTATTTCTCAACTGACGTCTAACCCACAACTCCCTTTTTCTCaaacattgtatttttttctgtacaaaGCCAATGGTACAGTGGGGGGGACACAGAGAGACTGTGCCTGCTCTCCCCTGCATTTGTTGTCTCCAGTTATTTTCATGTGTAAAAGGGGCTTAAGCTTCGCTCCAGCATGGAGAAGAATTGCAGCGAGAGGAGTGTGATCTGGAGCGAGCCCAGGATTCGGTATCACATTATAGAAATGTTGCACTTATCACACAGGAGTTCtgccaaacacaaacacacttcctAACATGTCAAACACCCTGTTTACCGTCCCATCTGAAGGTTAGTGTCTTGGGATGTTGGTTCATCAGAGTTGCAGATGCATGCAGGGATGTCTTCATCTGTTGTGGCGGTTCCTCTAAAGCCCAGTTCAGTGATCCCAGGGCTGGAAGTGAACTGCAATTGCTCTCTTCCTCAAGAGATATTCTAATAAACATCAgcatttccatgttttataaatattatttgtttttgttttgtttcataagCTTTTGTGCATGTGATACAAGGACAGTGAgctgtaagagagagagagaaagcaaatgcatttgttcaaaataaaatCTCCTGCTCCATGCTTTCCTTATGGGCAAAACATTGAAATCCCAGAACTTCCTTGTCCAAGAAGATCCAGGCCAAAAATTGCCCTATCTATTATGAATATATACTGTTAATTGTGCCTGCACAGTCTAGTACACATTGAGACTCCGTGGAGTccttcatttgcattttttgtcTATTCATTTTTTGGTATAGACTTGATTATACTTTAGAAGACAGAAACTAACAGTTAAATCAGCCAGCTTTTGGGACAAGTCATGATATGCAATGTACTGAAATTATACTTGGAAAATGCAAAACTTTGTCGTGATTTAGGGAAACGTAAGGTAACATTGTTAATGTCACCTTTGCAATTTGAAGTGTCTGGTGATGCTTCGGTGTATTCTGTAGAAAGATCTGTGTTAATGCCCTTTTTGCATGTTCAGCTTGTCAGATAAAAATGGGCAGGATAACACAAaggttcattttcatttttgtattttgaatttatttaattattattattatttttactccACTGCTGAAGACCACTGGCAGAGtggagagaaaaacaaaacaatttttctGCTATAAATCCAGTGATGTACTTCATAAGCACTGTTAGATTGCAaactatctgatattttaatataatattaaaaggGAATTAAAAACTGgtgtattttatttctgttggaAAGATATTGAGTATACTGTATTAACAAGGGTTATGTTGATGTGAtttctccccccccccccccccccccccgtttttagtaaaataaataaaattgtaccTTGAGCAcagcatgttttttgttttattaaaaggtAACCTATACCTACagtggccgagagagctcaacgcGCTGCaactaaagaaaacacatgcaaatagaaaaatcacaagcaaataaagaaaacatcttcatcagtttgacaacagtGAATAATTGACTGGGATTTGAGACATAAAAAtcaagtaaattatttaaaaaaatattatttattaaaaataagtcctgggtgtgttgtgaactttttcagcgcgtttctgtatttgggtgtattgtgaacttttgcagcacatTTTTGTATTTGGGTGTGTTGGGAACTTTTGCAGcacgtgttgtcaaactgatgaagatgttttctttatttgctgcCGATTTTTCTATTTGCTGCCgatttttctatttgcatgtgttttcttcagttgcagcgcgttgagctctctcggccaccgtagataccaaatatatatatgatatattatatGATGGGATATGATTTATATGATATGATACCAAATATGCTTGTGTGGGGTGATTTTACAATGGTGAGAATTGTTGGATAGTCCATtactgcaaaagaaaaaaaatcaagcacAGTGCATAGCTGTAAAAACTGATAAATATTGGACAGCATGGCATATAAGTATAAAAAGATTATAAAAATCCAGTGACACTCAGATAAAGTGCATGATCTGTGTGCTGCTCACATGCTCAAGCAATGCAACATTACATACACAACTTTATCACAAAAGTTagataatgtttttcttttttcagcatACATGTATAATGTCTCTGTGCACAAAGTGAGGTCCATAGAAATGTTTATCTCTGGTGTGGTATAACTGGAATGGCCTGCGCAAAACCTGGATTTAAACCCCACTAAACCTTTGTGATGTATTTAAAGAGCCAGACAAACCCCATCATTCAAAAGCAGTGCCTGAACTCACTGATGCTTTTGTGTCTGGGTGGGATCAAATCCATGCTTCCATGACCCAGTATCTCATTACATGCTCAGTAGCCACATTTGAGTTTGGTGTTTgggagtatttatttatttatttttggcagtGGCTATTTGTACTTatagcaatagatgctatttacactaagtgaaaaaagcaatatattctattcacactaagtgacaatagcagcattttcaaTAGCAGCATTTTTAGCCCCCTAAGCATATTCTATAAATAGCCCCAACTTGCCTTTAGCGATCTACTGTAAATCGCGGCTCCAGACTTTGACTAAATGGTATCATTTTGCGACCTTTTTTCGCCAGTGTGACAAAAGCGTAAATGTATTAGAGGAGTAAtggaatattattacagtaagtTTTTGTTTAGAAGCTATGgcatattttgcataaatttaattttttgcatttatatttataggCTACTAAATGTTTGGGCTACTGTTTTTCATAACACATGCCATAGGTTTATAGAGAAcctagtttgtttttgttttgtttgtttgtttgttttgtttgtttgttttgtttgtttggggggggggggggggtgaagAAGTGAAGAACCATGCATGTTACCATGTTACCATGATCTACAAATGTATGATACTATGGAAGAACAAATGGTAAATTTTAGtgagcaaataaaaaaacagaagcAAGGGCTGTCCAGTCCCAACTCAGTTGCACTGtcagaatatttaaatatttcaaaattagGTTTTTATACAGATGTAAACAAATGTACATTTGCATCCCAACTTAAACTCAGTGTTTTACTGTCCATTtccatgagaaaaaaaaatcaaacactcATTGTTGCCACTGTGGCAAATGACTCCTAAAATTGTGTGGCAGttaaataatgtgattttcagAGAGAAAATTCAAGAAAATCTTTCaacatatattttcatattttttcaagaattgttgttaaaaaaaaatttttttttaatgcttgtaAGGCTGAAACAGGATATcaagatattttattattttgcatatgaTGGTGATTAAGtagagtaaaagtaaaaaagcaccaccatgttatatttataataaatatttttaagtataacaAACAAGTAGCCCTCTAGATTATTTTACCCCTTGAGGTAGCCCTCGCTTACAAAAAGGTTGGAGACCCCtggtgtaaatgattatatttatttaaattattaaatggattcTGCCTTATTgagagaataaaaaccctcccttcaccttcccctaaccaataaatacttttaatattactAAACACTTGTTAGGTAGTTTAATTCCAttgttagaacattatttttatttttaaacaacaatagTAATTAAACGTGGAgtcaataaatattttctttttttacagctgAAATGGAAGACCAAAAACGCAAAGAAAATCAGTCACAGCAAGCCAGGCAAACCAGTCCTTTTGGGGATGAGGAATGAACATGGCCATCTTGTGCCCGAACAGAAAAGACAGAAAGATGAAAGGTGCACATTTCTGTTGGTATGTCTGTATTCTTGTCTGTACAGCATTTGATGTTGATATTTCAAAGGACTATTCAAGTTAGCAGTTATCATATTTCACATATACTGTTCATCTTTTTATAGCTATTAGAATGAGCAAATCAGCTGTGCCATCATCTTCGGAATTTGTGAAGGAAATTACTGAATATGGTGAGTACTGACACCAGCACCTGTATTCACTAAAACTGTGAGTTATTATTGACTTATTGTTTTGTCTGATTGTTTGAAGGAGGATAAAGCCAGTTAATGAAGAAATAGGCATGTTGTATATAACTATAACTAAAGAGTTTTCAGTACATTACTGATTTGTTATGACTGCTTGTATTATGATCTCATTTTCTACATGCACAGAAAGACTATCAAGAGGTAGATGAGCTGGTAGCTGGCACTGAAAACACTCAATGCTCAGGTCAGTCTTCACAGAGTTGGTCAGTTCGCATGGCCCAGACTAAAGAGAAGCGGGTCTAAGGTCAGAGATGGTGGAGTCTTTGTTCACAGGGTAGTATTCTGTGGCCGCCAAGTGCAGCACTACAGCCTGAAACCATCAGTTATCCGCTGTTAAGACTGCATTCTTAAACAGCTCTACTGTGACAACTCAGATGTTATGGCACATAAGAGTAAACATCACACCTGTGAGATAGTTGTGGAAGGATTCTTTTGGCCCATACCTCCAATAACCTCCAACAGGAATCAATGGCAAGTCCAGTGcaacaattataaataatattatatattgtttattgatTTACCACCTCCTAAATACATGTTTTCCTATGTTAGGACTTCATCCCCTGGTTGAGAAAAAACTACACCACATCAGTTGTGCTGATGAACTAAGTTCCTCCGTGTTCACATCACCGGGGACCACACATGGCCCATCCACACTGATGCTGTGCTAAAGAAGGCTCATCAGTGTCTTTTCTTCCTTATGGCTATCAGGCATCCTGTCAGGATGTCTAGCTGAGGAAGTTCAGTGTGAGCCCCAAAACCAAAAATCATTACTCTTACAGCACAGGAGGAACTAAGTCTAAGTAAGACTGTGGAGAACATCCTGTCTGGCTGGATCCCTGCCTGGTATAGGAACAGCACCACCTTCAACTGCAAAGCTTTGCAGAGAGTGATAAGAACTGCACAGAACATTGTTAGAGGTGAGCTTCCCTCCCTCCAGGACATCTACACCAGGTGGTGTGTAAGGAAAGCATGGAGGAACATCAGAGACTCCAGCCACCCGAGCCATGGACAGCTCTCACCGTTACCATCAGGCAGATGTTATCGCAAAACCTGCACCAGCAGACTGCGAGACAAGTTCTTTCCACAGGTAATCGGACTTTGCTGAACTCGTACCAGTAACGCCACACACAGCAGCACACCCCACCCCACCAACCTCATATGCAGTGGACTTTATCAGTTACACTGACTGTGACTCACTATTATTCTGCACCCTGacattctatttacactaattCATGCTGCTGCAAAGGTATATGTATACCGTgattattgtgtttattattgttttcatttcatgctcTGTGTATAGTATAATATTGTACCATATAGTGTTCTCTACCTGTATTGAGTCCCTTATGCATAATGTGTATGTTAATACAGTATATTCTATACTTGTCATCCCATCCATATGGTGCggagtttgcacaaaaaaaaattatcaagtTCATGTTCAAGTTTATGGTATTGTGACAAAGTGACTTGATTTTAATTGGTCACATcttttgtttgtcatttgtCTTGTATGGTGCTGGATAACAATTTCAAATTGTTTAGAGACATGGAAGAAGATGATTATGTTAGGGACATGGATAAGCAAGCAAGAGGAAGAAAACCTGGAGAGCTCTCATGATAGGGAAACTGGATGTGATTCTGTGTTTCTCAAGACATTTCACCATGCATGCATTTGTGTGGCTTCATCATTTGGGAACTGATTAATATAATATGGGTTTTAACATAACCCATTTTTATTTCTCTTGAATATCATTTGTCTTTATATGCTACTTTAGCTGTATTTATGCTGTATTTTCCAGTAAAGTGTTGTACATAGTGTTAGATAATAAAGTATGGTGAATATTCTGTATTAAGGATGGTGTTTGGTAAATACACAATTTGATTTTGTGAAAAATACATAATTATCATGATTGTTTTAATTGAGACTGAATGGCACATTGGCCTAGTCTTACTAGTCTTACTGAATGGCACATTGGCCTTGTTGAATAGTACAATGAAGTGTCAATGTGTATTGCTTGTTTAAATTGTTGTCTTTGTTTACTGTCAACACTGTGTTCTTGTTCTGATTAAATTAACAGAGAAGCCCATTCCAAATGGCATTTATGTTGATTTTTGTGGGTCTATTCTTGCTCTGTTATGTTAACTATCATTGGATGAACTTACAACAACTTACATAATGGCAAGGTGTTGAAAAGACAATACA
This Ctenopharyngodon idella isolate HZGC_01 chromosome 5, HZGC01, whole genome shotgun sequence DNA region includes the following protein-coding sequences:
- the abr gene encoding active breakpoint cluster region-related protein isoform X8 — translated: MTEIMVTDCNLNSVCECMERHCCVDDPSAIKKHTNSGAKLWGRVRSKLLRQKLDPQTVQSKNWHMDVIEMNGIKVEFSMKFTSRDLSLKRTPSKKQSGVFGVKISVVTKRERSKVPYIVRQCIEEVEKRGIDEVGIYRISGVATDIQALKAAFDANTKDILMMLSDMDINAIAGTLKLYFRELPEPLLTDRLYPAFMEGIALSDPAAKENCMMHLLRSLPDPNLITFLTLLEHLKRVAEKEPVNKMSLHNLATVFGPTLLRPSESESSKAHITLASDIWSHDVMAQVQVLLYYLQHPPISFAELKKNTLYFSTDV